Part of the Apostichopus japonicus isolate 1M-3 chromosome 13, ASM3797524v1, whole genome shotgun sequence genome is shown below.
TAAAATATCCTTGTCTTCTTCTGGCCACTTTCTTGGAATGCCTTTTAAAGAGAGAAATGCCAAAATACAGGAAAACTAAGTCACTTCATTTATCAATATAattgttattttcaaaattagacAGTGACTCAAAGTCGAAAATTTTTGTGGCATTGCAAAAAACATAAATGGATAACTTCTATCAGTCATGCAACATACCAAAATAAATTCCTTGACTCTTtgagatattaatatttttatactgTATACTCATCAATTTCAGAAGGTGGAATTCATAGTTTATGACACATTCCTGTCAGAAACAACACATGAAGTGGCTAGGATGCATATGATAGACTATTCTCTTATCAAAGGACAAGATAACAATTTAAACTTAACAAGGACATGTCTTAGTAAGTATGCAGTATCTATATAATACTTGAAGAcaagaaatatatcaatatttaggTAATAGAAGTTTGCAACTTTCTGCATCCTTTTGTATGATTTTCACAACCTCATTGACCTCACAATGCCATAACGTCATACAAAAGAAgaaatctaacttcaaatggtgaaattaaaagaaaaaagttagAACTTTCAACATTGTCTCAaagaaattttctgaaaaagaATTGCtgaatatcttagtttgcttttttgtgattgatacatgtagaaaacttgatggacatgtcacaAGGGTGGAAAATGGCgacaaaatgcaaaaagctGCTTAAAGTTTGCTACAAAGGAGCTAACCACTCTTCAAAAAGCAGGACatatatagaaaaataaatgtACTTAAAATAAGTTTGTATTCAATCGACTATCACCAACCATAGCAAATTTTATGCCTCAAGTTTAAGTATTTTGTTATGAAACTAGGCTTTGCTAGTGCTTCTCAATTTGTGTTTCCAAGATGAGCATTTGGAAAGTTAGTTAGttattctcattttttctccATCACCAGGTGAGAAAGAAATCCATAAACATACAAAGTACGCAGACAGTCCATCTGTCTACTCAGTAGCCTTCATCACTCAATATACATCAAAGCCACAACTAACATTTCTTACCGGAAGTGTTTTTTGGTTTCCTTTCTGTTTTTGAGGTACTTGGCTGAGCATCCTTAGCTCTATAACACATCTGTTCagaatgttcaggaatttctgtaaaacagaaataaaattatGCATTACATTTACAGCAGCACACATAAAACTAATAcacatcaaaactttgattcATTCAATGAAGTAGGTCTTTAGATCAAAGCCACAACAAGTGACATTTCTCACCTGAAGTCATTTTATCCATCTTTTCATTCTGCTCAATTGTTTCACCTTCCTCCTCCAAGACCTGAGTAAGTTCTGTAGAGGAAAAAGTTTTTTCTATGAAATTAGCTCAGCAACCTACATAACACTCAGAAAgtaacatgatttctcataaaATGTAAGGATTGTTTTATACAAGATTTGGAAGACCCTAACTAATGTTATAAGAGTTGTTAAGTATGTCATACTTAGTAGACTAATTGGTTCACTGCCCTCATTCTTTAAAATTTACCCAGCTTTCATATTAGCAAACTTTGAATCCAGTAGTACATCAACAGTAATTGATCCAAACATAAATGTTAGGCAAACTTAAGATGCACTTATgaacatgcttttttttttatatagaaattttccacacaaacaacaaattcaACCCGCAGCTACCATCTATATTGCAGTTTAGTGACTTGAATCTAGAGAATGAAGGATATGTCTTTAAAAACTAATGACCCAAGGTACAGACTAGTATCAGAAATACATTCTTAAATAGGTGGTGTCATCTTCAAAGATCTGTAGTACAAAATGCCCCAGCATTGTCAGCAGACTTTGCATGATGtcacttttatttcattttttgttttggtgcGTTTCATCTGCGAGTCAAAATCTACACATATACGATAGTTGTGCAGTAGTTCTGCTCTCCTACGTGCGGTGATTTATTTATACAGCCCAGCCATCTCATTGCAGTTTTAACTTCTGTAAACATACCTATTTCGTCCAACGAGATCTCGTCTAAGGTCCTcccaacaaaatttgaagacttGCCCGAGTCGACTGCCATGAGTAGTTTTGCTACTTTTGCCTTTTCTAGGGTGCTGTTGGAAGCCTATAATGTTGATGGTGAACAGCCATAGAATGGCCCAAGTGCTCAGCAAGCCATTGAGCTTGGTGCTCCCCCAGGGCAAACACTTGTACCTCACTTCAAAGCCTTCCTTATCGCACTTTAGTTCAACATGATGGAAGCAGTCCTGTTGTGGGGTGATCCTTTTATGAAACTACACAAAAAGAgataacatcacaaaacatATAACATCAAGAAAACACATGCAGTGACTTTGAAAGCAGTTAaaagcagaagcaaaatgatGTTTTAGACATCCTAACCTGAAATAAACCTATACATACATCACCCGATACTGGCTCCATGTAGTTCCAAGTAGCTAGCTCATCTTTTAAGTGAGAAGTACTGAAATAATGTAAGAAATGCCACTTCAACTAAAATTACAGAAATGTCCAATGGGCATTTCCATGAAAAAGTGGACATGGgctcaaaatataaaatctgcAATCACATTTTGTCATTGGTTAAATGTTGTTGCAAACATATCCAAGTTTGTGGAATCAATATGATACCTTCCTAAATATTGATTGAATTTTAGAAATTTGCATATGAAGTGAAAGGATGCTGTAATGCAAATTTTGTGCacaaattattaacaaatttgtttttgttctcctaAGAAATTAAATGGTAATACTCAACTGATTTGTACATTTATTGCTTACATAGTGCACTAACTTCAGATATCACTACCAACCTTTTgaatatataatcaaaaataatatattttttgctttattcaaacCTCTATGTACTGTAGCTGATGTAACATGAgttattgaaattattattttttccccatACATCAAATATGACACTATTAAAAATCTCATAATTGGATTTTGGTTTCTACTCATCATCTCAAATGtgaaacaagtaaagaaatgttGTGCACCCCACTATGTTAAGTAGGGTAGGTGATGCAAATGGTAACGTGAGTTACCATGTTACGTGAGTTATCATACAGTATTATCATGCTTATAATGTCAGTGTAGTAGACAATTATGGAATAACAATTAGTTAAAAACCACTTGCGATTAtcactattttttagttatcccgtctataatccattaatAACATCTGGTAAATGTCAGTCTTTccatttatgaaataaatgaatgaaaaaataataattgtaaaaattctttcaatttcttccacatggtagcctaacacctcACTAAGTCAATCgggtaatctagcctaaccatctgtttatttgctgaaattgtgacacagttataagatatctatggaatacttatattattgctattatctttgaccacatggtagcctaacaccacactaagtcaatgggaaaatcttgcatAACCATCggtatgcaaaaaaaaatgtcacactttgcataggattcgggtaataagttaggaaccgggtagtatcacgacgggtgggtacccggatacccctTGCAAACACTAGTTAATGTGCGTGTAAATGTCTTACAATTTAACCCTTTCGTATGCTAAAAGGAATTTTGATTTTGGTACATTAAGCTAGGCCAGATATAAGAAACGGGGGCTGCTAATGCTGTTAGACAGTGTTAGACATAGTAACCCATAACCATAtagatattataaaacttactggtttatatatttacttcgttccccacttacctgtctccccacaacctatgcaccgcattctaccgtgtctagaatgccctggtaatcttttaacactgtacaccctcactggcccaaatggccttccttcatttttctacccacaaagtgtctcaatgtgtttttcggagttagaaaaattttcgcgaaattcgcccggattacctCGGATCAACATGAAATATTCCTCAATACTATCACAGGGCCTATTTAACCTCGCCACTTGCAATTTAACAAACTTTATCATTGATGTCAATTGTTTTGGCCATTTCCTCCACTGTTCATTGGCTCTACTGTTGAATGATATGGAGCACTGCAGTGATTCCTACATAATATGAAACtgcaaataagttaataacagTTACACTGTGTTACAAAGTGAACACAAGAAGTAATTTTATTAAAGCTTGAAACTGTTACATAAAAATTAGTAAGATTGAATTGTGTCAGcaacttattttttattaactgtTATGCGTGGACAA
Proteins encoded:
- the LOC139978646 gene encoding uncharacterized protein translates to MAVDSGKSSNFVGRTLDEISLDEIELTQVLEEEGETIEQNEKMDKMTSEIPEHSEQMCYRAKDAQPSTSKTERKPKNTSGIPRKWPEEDKDILTKHFKKYIKRGTIPGKDKILVCMENYPANFSGRTWKNIKDCIRNISSSLKLPSI